The Natribaculum luteum genome contains the following window.
TCGTCGGCGACGGCGTTCCGGCCGAACAGCAGCGCGAGGACGTCCGCGGGATTCCCGACTCCGAGCCGGTACCCGAGGACGCGCCGATGTTCATGGGCTTCAAATCGGGCTTCCGGAAGAACCAGGCCACCGAAGCGCGGGTGACGATCGACGAGGGACCGTTCGCCGGCGGCACCACGACCCACCTCTCGCGGATCGACCTCAACCTCCACCAGTGGTACGAACAGGACAGCCGCGAGCAGCGCGTCAGCAAGATGTTCTGTCCGGCCCACGCCGACGAGGGTCGCGTCGAGGGGGCCGGACACAACCTGGGCGACTCGAGCGGCGTCGACGACTGCGGGGCGTCGGCCGAGGAGGACGCCCGAACTCGCGGCGTGGTCGGTCACACGCAGAAGGCCACTCGAGCCCGCGAGGACGACGAACCGCTCATCCTCCGGCGGGACTTCAACTCGACCGACGACGACGCCGCCGGGGTTCACTTCCTCGCCCACCAGCGCAGTATTTCGGCGTTCGTCGAGACGAAACAGACGGTGACGGGGACCGACCTCCCCTCCGCCGTCGGCTCGCGAAACAACAACGGCATCCTCCAGTACATGTCCGTCCTGCGGCGAGCGAACTACCTCGTCCCGCCGCGTCGACACCGGTCGCTGCCGACGCCGAATCCATCGTGAGAAGTGAGGCCGCCGTTACCCCTCGAACTGCCAGTTCGTCTCGATCTCGGGCGGATTCGTCAGCGTCTGGTAGACGACACAGTAGCGCTCCGCGTATCGCTCGAGCGCGTCGGCCGTCTCCTCGTCGACGTCGCCCTCGACGGTCGTCTCGAGTTCGATGTCCTGGAACCCGACCGGAACGTCGTCGTCGACGCCGAGCGTCCCGCGGAGGTCCAGGTCGCCACGCACCTCGGTGTCGATGTCGGCGTCGACGCCGAACGCGTCGGCGACCGCCTGCGTCGTGAGCTGTGCGCAGGCGGCCAGCGCGCCGAGCAGCAGGTCGCCGGAGCAGGCGGCGGTTCCAGGGCCCGCAGCGCCCTCGTGGAGTTCGGCCTCGTACACCGCTCGTCCGATGTCGACGTGACAGGACCGGACGTCGGCCTCCTGCTCGCCGGTCGCCGTCAGCGTGATCCGGGCTTCCTCGGGGTCGTCCTCGTACTGTTCTTTCAACGGCTGCTGGTCCGCTTGCAGGTCTCGGTCGGACATAGAGGTGCCTCAGCCAGGGCAATGTCCGTCGTTACCATAGCTCTAGGGGACGACACAGCCCGACCGCACACCCGACGCTCGAGCGAACGGCCAGTCTGGATCGACCCACGGGAACGATCACGAATCCGTTTCCCTCGGAGCGTGCGTCTGCCGGCCCTGGGCGGCCAGCTCGTCGAATCGCGCCGCCGCCTCGTCGGCCAGCGGATACTCTCCGTGGTACGGGTCGGGCTCGCGTTCGAGGCCGGAGACCGTCCGGATCGCGTCGGCCACCGTCTCGTAGTTGTCGCCGACGACGTCCTGGATCAGGACGGGCATGCCGGCCCGCTCGCACAGTTCGCTCGCCGCGGCCTCGCCGGCCCAGACCGTCTCGGCCTCGCCGTCGACGAAAAACAGCGCGAACGGGGCCTCGTCGAACTGCGCCTCGAGGAACGCCTGCGCGGCGGGGTCGTCCCACTGCACCGCACCGACGTCCGGAAGCTGGCGCATGGCAGTCGCCGCGGCCGAACAGAACGGGCAGTCGCCGTCGAAGAGCAGGATACCGGTGAACTCGGTCATGGGTGTCGTGGGTTTCTGGTCGTCGGTCGTGGCGCGTCCCCATCGGAACACGCTGGAGCTATCGAGTATACTCGAGCGACGATCAAAAGCGGGACGGAAGCGGAAGAGTGGGATCCCAATCGAGCGGTTAGCGATACGTTTCGACGGCACCCCGCCGTACCGGTTTCGGGTCGGCAGGTCGGCCCGTCGGGGAGCTGTGGAACCCCAAACCCCATACCTATTCACCACATATCCCCGGGCAATGGCCAAGTGCGACGTGTGTGGGAAAGAAGAAAGCATGCCGTACAAGTGTCGGCACTGCGGGGGGACGTACTGTGCCGAACACCGGTTGCCCGAAAACCACGACTGTTCAGGCCTGCGTGACTGGAACGATCCAGGCGGGGTGTTCGACAGCGGCTTCGACGACAGCGTGAACACCGGGGAGAGCACGTCGAAAACCTCGAGTATTACCTCGAAACTCGGCATTAACACGGGTCCTGGCGGGATGCTGGCGTACTTCCGCGGGAACGTGACCTACCTGTTCCTCACGCTCATGTGGGTGACGTTCGCCTTGCAGTTCGTAACGGGACTCGTATTGGCTCAAGCCGCTCTCACGTCGATCTTCGTCCTCACACCGCAGCATCCGGAGTATATCTGGACCTGGTTCACGTCGATCTTCGCCCACGGCGGGTTCTACCACATCGTCGGGAACAGCATCGTGATCTTCTTCTTCGGACCGCTCGTCGAGCGGTACGTCGGGTCGCGAAACTTCGCGATCCTCTTTCTCGCCAGCGGGGCGCTCGCGGGTCTCGGACAGATCTTCGTCCAGATCGCGACGGGACCCGTGACGCCGATGACGGCCGGCGTTCTCGGCGCAAGCGGGGCCGCTCTCGCTATTATGGGTGTCCTGACGGTTCTGAATCCCGGTCTCAAGGTGTACCTCTATTTCATCCTCCCGATCCCGATCTGGGTGTTGACCGGGGGCTACGCGGTCGTCAGCGTCTTCTTCATCAGCACCGGCGGCGGCGGTCCGATCGCCCACGCGGCACACCTCGTCGGGCTCGCCATCGGACTCGGCTACGGCGAGTACGTAAAGCGCACGCAGAACGTCCATGCCCCGAGCCAGTTCCAGCTGGGTGGCGGCCCCGGCGGTCCTGGCGGCCCAGGCGGTCCAGGTCGCGGCCGCGGTCCCTTCTAACGTGACCCCCCGCCCCGACCTCGCGCCCGACGCCGACCTCTCGCGTGCCGACATGGAGGCGCTCCAGCGCGAGATCGCCCGCGTCGCCGTCTTCGAGGACGACCTCGAGTTCGACCCCTCGGTCCTCGCCGATCCCCTCGCCGCCACCGCAGGCGACGCCGACCCGCCGATCGTCGCCGGCGTCGACCAGTCGTTTCTCGACGGCCGCGCGCTGAGTGCCGTCGTCGCGATGCAAGCCGGCGAGGTGATCGAGCGCGTCCACGCGGTGACGCCGCTCGAGATCGAGTACATCCCGGGGCTGCTCTCCTTTCGCGAGGGCCGGCCGATTTTCGAGGCACTCGAGGCGCTGTCGGTCGACCCCGACCTGTTGCTGTTCGACGGCAGCGGCCGCATCCACTTCCGGCAGGCCGGCATCGCGACGCACATGGGGGTCGTCCGCGATGTGCCGAGCGTCGGCGTCGCCAAGAGCCTGCTCTGTGGCACGCCGCGCGAGGACACAGACGGCCTGCCGGCCGGCGCGCGGGTGCCGATCGAGGCGAACTCGAGGGTCGACGCTCCCGACGGGACGCTGCTTGGCTATGCGGTCCAGACGAAGCAGTACGACTCCCCCAACCGTCACGTCAACCCGCTGTACGTGAGCGCCGGCCACCGCGTCGGCCCCGAGACCGCCGCCGACGTCGTCCTCGCGCTCGCCTCGGGGTACAAACTGCCGGAGCCGATCCGGCTGGCCGACAGCTACGCGGACGAGGCGAAGCGGGAGGTCGACGATTAGCCGTCCCTCGAGGATCGGCGAACCGGCCGCCTCCTCGACGCACCGATCACTCGACGAGGATTTCGAGAAGTCGCCGCCGTTTAGTAATTTTTTCGTACTCCCGTTCGAAAATAGGGATCATGGTAACCCGAACGTTCCCGCAACCGCTCCAGCAGCGATTCAGGTGGGCGATTCGAGAGAGCATACTCATCGCGGGTATCTTCCTGTTTTGGATCGGCGTCGGACTCCTGCTCGTCTCGCTGCTCGGTGCGTTTGTGTTCGTAGCTCAGGTTGTTAACGTCGGTCCGTCTCGGTTCCTCTACGAACTCTCGAGACAGAGCGGCGTAATGTGGGCCGCCGTGACGCAACTCGCGAGCGCCACGACCGGACTGTACGTGCTCGTCCGTGCCGGCACTATTCTGATCGACCGGTACCAGTCGGATCCCGGGGAGTAGCCGCCGTTCTCCCGGGCGAGGCGGCCCGAGCCGCTTCCGCGTGGTTCGGTGTCGAAGGCGCGACGTATCCGGCGTGACACCACAATGTCCGTCGACGCTGATAGCGGCCTCCCGATCCCCTCCGACGCCTCGCTCGGATCGCGACGAACCGTCGATACTTAGGTGTCGTCTCCCGAACGAATCGCGCATGGCCATCCCAGCGGAAGCCGAAGAGACCGACGGCGGGGACGAGGACTCCGCCGCTGGCGACGACGAACCGACCGATCCCGTCGACGAGCCGACGGACTCGAGTCGCGAACCCGACCAGGCGACGCGGACGGACGACGACCGCTACACGCGCAAGAACTGCGTCCTGATCACGGGCTGTTCGTCCGGTATCGGCCGCGCCACGGCGACGGCCTTCCTCGAGGAAGGGTGGCTGGTCGTCGCGACCGCCCGGGACACGGAGGACATCGAAGACCTCGCAGAGGCGGGCTGCGAGACCATGGCACTCGACGTGACGGAACCCGACCAGGTCGCCGCGGTCGTCGAGGAGACCGTCGACCTCGGCGGGGCGATCGACTGCCTCGTCAACAACGCCGGCTACGCCCAGATGGGGCCGCTCGAGGACGTCTCCACCGTGGACCTCCACCGGCAGTTCGACGTCAACGTCTACGGTCCCCACCGGCTGACCCGTGCCGCGGTCCCGCACATGCGCGCGCAGGGCGAGGGGCGGATCATCAACGTCTCGAGCGTACTCGGGCGGCTCTCGGTCGCTGGCTCGGGCGCGTACTCGGGCTCGAAGTTCGCACTCGAGGCGATGAGCGACGCGCTCCGGGCGGAACTCGAGGAGTTTGGCGTCGACGTGGTCGTCGTCGAACCCGGACCGGTGGACACGTCGTTCCCCGACCGCGTCGACGACGAGTTACCCGGCGGTCGCACGCCCGCCTACGAGTCGCTGTACGAGATCCTCGACGACGCCCAGCTGATCGGCGGCGGCGGGCCACTCGCCGTCGATCCCGACGAGGTCGCCGACGCGATCGTCCAGGCGGGGACCTGCGCCGAGCCGCCGGTGCGCTACCCCGTCGGCACCGTCGCCCAGGTCGGGCTGTACGCCCGGTATCTCCCCGACAGACTGCGTGACGCCGCCTACGGCCTCCTCCGAAAGGTCGTCTGAACCATGTTCGACGACCGCGAGCGGCGCGCGAAAACCGACGCGCACGACGTCGCACTCGCCTGTCTCGAGGCGGGGATCCGCGCTGCTCACCCCCGCCAGGTCGTCACCGACGCGGTCTCGCTCGAGGGCGGGACGCTCCACGTCGAAGAGACGACTTACGATCTCGCAGACTACGACCGCCTGGTCGTCCTCGGCGGCGGCAAGGCCGCCGGGGGCGTCGCTGCCGCACTCGAGGACGCGCTCGGTGATCGGATCGACGAGGGCGTCGTCGTGACGACGGACGGGGCCGAGACCGACCGCGTGACGGTCCTCGAGGGCGACCATCCCACGCCGAGCGAGCGGAACGTCGACGGCACACGGCGAGTGCTCGAGCGGGCGGCGGCGGCAGACGAGGACGCGCTCGTCCTCGCGGTCGTCACGGGCGGCGCGAGCGCCCTGTGGTGTGCCCCCGCCGAGGGACTCTCGCTTTCGGACCTGCAGGCGACCACCGACGCCCTCCTCGAGTCGGGTGCCTCGA
Protein-coding sequences here:
- a CDS encoding DUF7405 family protein; translated protein: MTRSPRGISRRAFVRSAVAIGGASALAACVDRESNVDVPQPSVDPDDLPDRQHAWNDYLSQDEHGNHLPPEHHLLLHLEYVGDGPTDDERGQLEDALTTLERAYARGNDGLVFTIGYSPAYFDRFDEALPESVDLPHPEALVPIEDPEFDEYDALLHLASDYGQVVLSAEEALKGNREQLNDVEVEGTLEGILEIDERRTGFVGDGVPAEQQREDVRGIPDSEPVPEDAPMFMGFKSGFRKNQATEARVTIDEGPFAGGTTTHLSRIDLNLHQWYEQDSREQRVSKMFCPAHADEGRVEGAGHNLGDSSGVDDCGASAEEDARTRGVVGHTQKATRAREDDEPLILRRDFNSTDDDAAGVHFLAHQRSISAFVETKQTVTGTDLPSAVGSRNNNGILQYMSVLRRANYLVPPRRHRSLPTPNPS
- a CDS encoding OsmC family protein, whose product is MSDRDLQADQQPLKEQYEDDPEEARITLTATGEQEADVRSCHVDIGRAVYEAELHEGAAGPGTAACSGDLLLGALAACAQLTTQAVADAFGVDADIDTEVRGDLDLRGTLGVDDDVPVGFQDIELETTVEGDVDEETADALERYAERYCVVYQTLTNPPEIETNWQFEG
- a CDS encoding DUF393 domain-containing protein, which encodes MTEFTGILLFDGDCPFCSAAATAMRQLPDVGAVQWDDPAAQAFLEAQFDEAPFALFFVDGEAETVWAGEAAASELCERAGMPVLIQDVVGDNYETVADAIRTVSGLEREPDPYHGEYPLADEAAARFDELAAQGRQTHAPRETDS
- a CDS encoding rhomboid family intramembrane serine protease, with protein sequence MAKCDVCGKEESMPYKCRHCGGTYCAEHRLPENHDCSGLRDWNDPGGVFDSGFDDSVNTGESTSKTSSITSKLGINTGPGGMLAYFRGNVTYLFLTLMWVTFALQFVTGLVLAQAALTSIFVLTPQHPEYIWTWFTSIFAHGGFYHIVGNSIVIFFFGPLVERYVGSRNFAILFLASGALAGLGQIFVQIATGPVTPMTAGVLGASGAALAIMGVLTVLNPGLKVYLYFILPIPIWVLTGGYAVVSVFFISTGGGGPIAHAAHLVGLAIGLGYGEYVKRTQNVHAPSQFQLGGGPGGPGGPGGPGRGRGPF
- a CDS encoding endonuclease V — protein: MEALQREIARVAVFEDDLEFDPSVLADPLAATAGDADPPIVAGVDQSFLDGRALSAVVAMQAGEVIERVHAVTPLEIEYIPGLLSFREGRPIFEALEALSVDPDLLLFDGSGRIHFRQAGIATHMGVVRDVPSVGVAKSLLCGTPREDTDGLPAGARVPIEANSRVDAPDGTLLGYAVQTKQYDSPNRHVNPLYVSAGHRVGPETAADVVLALASGYKLPEPIRLADSYADEAKREVDD
- a CDS encoding SDR family oxidoreductase, whose translation is MAIPAEAEETDGGDEDSAAGDDEPTDPVDEPTDSSREPDQATRTDDDRYTRKNCVLITGCSSGIGRATATAFLEEGWLVVATARDTEDIEDLAEAGCETMALDVTEPDQVAAVVEETVDLGGAIDCLVNNAGYAQMGPLEDVSTVDLHRQFDVNVYGPHRLTRAAVPHMRAQGEGRIINVSSVLGRLSVAGSGAYSGSKFALEAMSDALRAELEEFGVDVVVVEPGPVDTSFPDRVDDELPGGRTPAYESLYEILDDAQLIGGGGPLAVDPDEVADAIVQAGTCAEPPVRYPVGTVAQVGLYARYLPDRLRDAAYGLLRKVV